A window from Alphaproteobacteria bacterium encodes these proteins:
- the nuoK gene encoding NADH-quinone oxidoreductase subunit NuoK, whose amino-acid sequence MAIGLGHYLTLAAILFTLGVLGIFLNRKNVIVIMMSIELMLLAVNINLVAFSSHLGDLVGQVFAMFVLSVAAAEAAIGLAILVIYFRNRGSIAVEDLNVMKG is encoded by the coding sequence ATGGCCATCGGGCTCGGACATTACCTCACGCTGGCGGCCATTCTGTTCACGCTGGGTGTGCTCGGCATCTTCCTCAATCGCAAGAACGTCATCGTCATAATGATGTCGATCGAATTGATGTTACTCGCCGTCAACATCAATTTGGTGGCGTTCTCCAGCCACCTCGGCGATCTGGTGGGGCAGGTCTTCGCCATGTTCGTGCTCTCGGTGGCGGCGGCCGAGGCGGCCATCGGGCTCGCCATCCTGGTCATCTATTTCCGCAACCGCGGCTCCATCGCCGTCGAAGACCTCAACGTCATGAAGGGTTGA